The window GTGTTGGTCAGGGAACACTTCGATTACAGAATCAGGCCATGGAAAATCAGAAAATTGGTAAAGAGGTTTCGGTGTTTGTAGCTTTGTGCTCTCAATAGTCTTAGTCCACACACCTCCAATACTACTCTCGGACTCGAATACAATGGGATCAAAACCTTTGGAAAGGCTGTATTTGCAGGCCAATAGGCCGCTAATACCAGCTCCGATTATTGCTATCACCTGCTTTTTCCCGCTCTCTCTTTGTTCATTTGCCATTGCTGTTACTGCTACTCTATCTGGTTTTCCCGCTCTCTCTTTGTCCACTTCCCTTTAGTGCTAAAAGGCTCGCCGGCGCCGCCCCACAAATTCAATTCTCCATCGGAGTCGTCACCAGATTCATAGCTGAGGCTTAATACTTTGGTATTGAACTGAATGTTACGGAGCAAAGCAAAGTGACGAGCGTACGACTCGATATACTCTAAAACGGTGTGTTGGTCAGGGAACACTTCGGTTACAGAATCAGGCCATGGAAAATCAGAAAATTGGTAAAGAGGTTTCGGTGTTTGTAGCTTTGTGCTCTCAATAGTCTTAGTCCACACACCTCCAATACTACTCTCGGACTCGAATACAATGGGATCAAAACCTTTGGAAAGGCTGTATTTGCAGGCCAATAGGCCGCTAATACCAGCTCCGATTATTGCTATCACCTGCTTTTTCCCGCTCTCTCTTTGTTCATTTGCCATTGCTGTTACTGCTACTCTATCTGGTTTTCCCGCTCTCTCTTTGTCCACTTCCCTTTAGTGCTAAAAGGCTCGCCGGCGCCGCCCCACAAATTCAATTCTCCATCGGAGTCGTCACCAGATTCATAGCTGAGGCTTAATACTTTGGTATTGAACTGAATGTTACGGAGCAAAGCAAAGTGACGAGCGTACGACTCGATATACTCTAAAACGGTGTGTTGGTCAGGGAACACTTCGGTTACAGAATCAGGCCATGGAAAATCAGAAAATTGGTAAAGAGGTTTCGGTGTTTGTAGCTTTGTGCTCTCAATAGTCTTAGTCCACACACCTCCAATACTACTCTCGGACTCGAATACAATGGGATCAAAACCTTTGGAAAGGCTGTATTTGCAGGCCAATAGGCCGCTAATACCAGCTCCGATTATTGCTATCACCTGCTTTTTCCCGCTCTCTCTTTGTTCATTTGCCATTGCTGTTACTGCTACTCTATCTGGTTTTCCCGCTCTCTCTTTGTCCACTTCCCTTTAGTGCTAAAAGGCTCGCCGGCGCCGCCCCACAAATTCAATTCTCCATCGGAGTCGTCACCAGATTCATAGCTGAGGCTTAATACTTTGGTATTGAACTGAATGTTACGGAGCAAAGCAAAGTGACGAGCGTACGACTCGATATACTCTAAAACGGTGTGTTGGTCAGGGAACACTTCGGTTACAGAATCAGGCCATGGAAAATCAGAAAATTGGTAAAGAGGTTTCGGTGTTTGTAGCTTTGTGCTCTCAATAGTCTTAGTCCACACACCTCCAATACTACTCTCGGACTCGAATACAATGGGATCAAAACCTTTGGAAAGGCTGTATTTGCAGGCCAATAGGCCGCTAATACCAGCTCCGATTATTGCTATCACCTGCTTTTTCCCGCTCTCTCTTTGTTCATTTGCCATTGCTGTTACTGCTACTCTATCTGGTTTTCCCGCTCTCTCTTTGTCCACTTCCCTTTAGTGCTAAAAGGCTCGCCGGCGCCGCCCCACAAATTCAATTCTCCATCGGAGTCGTCACCAGATTCATAGCTGAGGCTTAATACTTTGGTATTGAACTGAATGTTACGGAGCAAAGCAAAGTGACGAGCGTACGACTCGATATACTCTAAAACGGTGTGTTGGTCAGGGAACACTTCGGTTACAGAATCAGGCCATGGAAAATCAGAAAATTGGTAAAGAGGTTTCGGTGTTTGTAGCTTTGTGCTCTCAATAGTCTTAGTCCACACACCTCCAATACTACTCTCGGACTCGAATACAATGGGATCAAAACCTTTGGAAAGGCTGTATTTGCAGGCCAATAGGCCGCTAATACCAGCTCCGATTATTGCTATCACCTGCTTTTTCCCGCTCTCTCTTTGTTCATTTGCCATTGCTGTTACTGCTACTCTATCTGGTTTTCCCGCTCTCTCTTTGTCCACTTCCCTTTAGTGCTAAAAGGCTCGCCGGCGCCGCCCCACAAATTCAATTCTCCATCGGAGTCGTCACCAGATTCATAGCTGAGGCTTAATACTTTGGTATTGAACTGAATGTTACGGAGCAAAGCAAAGTGACGAGCGTACGACTCGATATACTCTAAAACGGTGTGTTGGTCAGGGAACACTTCGGTTACAGAATCAGGCCATGGAAAATCAGAAAATTGGTAAAGAGGTTTCGGTGTTTGTAGCTTTGTGCTCTCAATAGTCTTAGTCCACACACCTCCAATACTACTCTCGGACTCGAATACAATGGGATCAAAACCTTTGGAAAGGCTGTATTTGCAGGCCAATAGGCCGCTAATACCAGCTCCGATTATTGCTATCACCTGCTTTTTCCCGCTCTCTCTTTGTTCATTTGCCATTGCTGTTACTGCTACTCTATCTGGTTTTCCCGCTCTCTCTTTGTCCACTTCCCTTTAGTGCTAAAAGGCTCGCCGGCGCCGCCCCACAAATTCAATTCTCCATCGGAGTCGTCACCAGATTCATAGCTGAGGCTTAATACTTTGGTATTGAACTGAATGTTACGGAGCAAAGCAAAGTGACGAGCGTACGACTCGATATACTCTAAAACGGTGTGTTGGTCAGGGAACACTTCGGTTACAGAATCAGGCCATGGAAAATCAGAAAATTGGTAAAGAGGTTTCGGTGTTTGTAGCTTTGTGCTCTCAATAGTCTTAGTCCACACACCTCCAATACTACTCTCGGACTCGAATACAATGGGATCAAAACCTTTGGAAAGGCTGTATTTGCAGGCCAATAGGCCGCTAATACCAGCTCCGATTATTGCTATCACCTGCTTTTTCCCGCTCTCTCTTTGTTCATTTGCCATTGCTGTTACTGCTACTCTATCTGGTTTTCCCGCTCTCTCTTTGTCCACTTCCCTTTAGTGCTAAAAGGCTCGCCGGCGCCGCCCCACAAATTCAATTCTCCATCGGAGTCGTCACCAGATTCATAGCTGAGGCTTAATACTTTGGTATTGAACTGAATGTTACGGAGCAAAGCAAAGTGACGAGCGTACGACTCGATATACTCTAAAACGGTGTGTTGGTCAGGGAACACTTCGGTTACAGAATCAGGCCATGGAAAATCAGAAAATTGGTAAAGAGGTTTCGGTGTTTGTAGCTTTGTGCTCTCAATAGTCTTAGTCCACACACCTCCAATACTACTCTCGGACTCGAATACAATGGGATCAAAACCTTTGGAAAGGCTGTATTTGCAGGCCAATAGGCCGCTAATACCAGCTCCGATTATTGCTATCACCTGCTTTTTCCCGCTCTCTCTTTGTTCATTTGCCATTGCTGTTACTGCTACTCTATCTGGTTTTCCCGCTCTCTCTTTGTCCACTTCCCTTTAGTGCTAAAAGGCTCGCCGGCGCCGCCCCACAAATTCAATTCTCCATCGGAGTCGTCACCAGATTCATAGCTGAGGCTTAATACTTTGGTATTGAACTGAATGTTACGGAGCAAAGCAAAGTGACGAGCGTACGACTCGATATACTCTAAAACGGTGTGTTGGTCAGGGAACACTTCGGTTACAGAATCAGGCCATGGAAAATCAGAAAATTGGTAAAGAGGTTTCGGTGTTTGTAGCTTTGTGCTCTCAATAGTCTTAGTCCACACACCTCCAATACTACTCTCGGACTCGAATACAATGGGATCAAAACCTTTGGAAAGGCTGTATTTGCAGGCCAATAGGCCGCTAATACCAGCTCCGATTATTGCTATCACCTGCTTTTTCCCGCTCTCTCTTTGTTCATTTGCCATTGCTGTTACTGCTACTCTATCTGGTTTTCCCGCTCTCTCTTTGTCCACTTCCCTTTAGTGCTAAAAGGCTCGCCGGCGCCGCCCCACAAATTCAATTCTCCATCGGAGTCGTCACCAGATTCATAGCTGAGGCTTAATACTTTGGTATTGAACTGAATGTTACGGAGCAAAGCAAAGTGACGAGCGTACGACTCGATATACTCTAAAACGGTGTGTTGGTCAGGGAACACTTCGGTTACAGAATCAGGCCATGGAAAATCAGAAAATTGGTAAAGAGGTTTCGGTGTTTGTAGCTTTGTGCTCTCAATAGTCTTAGTCCACACACCTCCAATACTACTCTCGGACTCGAATACAATGGGATCAAAACCTTTGGAAAGGCTGTATTTGCAGGCCAATAGGCCGCTAATACCAGCTCCGATTATTGCTATCACCTGCTTTTTCCCGCTCTCTCTTTGTTCATTTGCCATTGCTGTTACTGCTACTCTATCTGGTTTTCCCGCTCTCTCTTTGTCCACTTCCCTTTAGTGCTAAAAGGCTCGCCGGCGCCGCCCCACAAATTCAATTCTCCATCGGAGTCGTCACCAGATTCATAGCTGAGGCTTAATACTTTGGTATTGAACTGAATGTTACGGAGCAAAGCAAAGTGACGAGCGTACGACTCGATATACTCTAAAACGGTGTGTTGGTCAGGGAACACTTCGGTTACAGAATCAGGCCATGGAAAATCAGAAAATTGGTAAAGAGGTTTCGGTGTTTGTAGCTTTGTGCTCTCAATAGTCTTAGTCCACACACCTCCAATACTACTCTCGGACTCGAATACAATGGGATCAAAACCTTTGGAAAGGCTGTATTTGCAGGCCAATAGGCCGCTAATACCAGCTCCGATTATTGCTATCACCTGCTTTTTCCCGCTCTCTCTTTGTTCATTTGCCATTACTGTTACTGCTACTCTCTCTGGTTTTTGCTCTGTAGAATGTGTTGATTAAATGTTGTTAGTAAATGAGCTTGAATTGCTCACTATTTATAACACTACTTAAAAGATGGCTGCGTTGATTTCTTAACCAATAATTAGTGATCTTACCCGTTTTTGTAATTTCCAAGAATAGATCTTCCCAAGTATTTTTATTAGACGTCGCTTTCCTCGTTATTTGATTTTACTTGATTCGGAAATAAAAAAGGATTTAGGTCTTGATTCGGTACATTTATGTATGATCCTTATTATCTTATAATGGGACTACTAATCTTtcttatgatatatatatatatatatatatatatatatatatatatatatatatatatatatatatatatatatatatatatatataattgatgatatcgtttttttttttgatgtaCATTTAATAGGATTATTACTGGTGAAAAGTTTGTGTGATCACCAACCAAGTACCAGCCTCTTCTCCTCTAGGTTTAGGCGATCGAGTACTTAAGAATATGGTACAATCAATTCAAGGGTTCATGATTTTCTTTGTTGTCCTAAATACACCAAATAGGCAAGCCTTATTATTGGAAGAAATGTTGACATGTTGAAGACAGcaaccttttttattttatttttataataataggTGATGTCTAGATCAGGTTATGCTCACTTATTTCCGCGAGTAGGTGTTATCTCACCTCAATAGTCAATAGAAATAATTATGTCCAACAAAACTTAGGCATATTAAATTGGAAGAAATCATTTAACGTTTTTTGTCTCTGCTGAAATTCTAGCTTAATCTTAACTTTATTTAAGCTAAATCACTCTTTTGGGTAATTGATAGCAACATTTGTGTTGAGACGTCCTAACCTTGTAACTCCTAACTAGTTACAAATTGCAATTACACTGGGCCTAACAATTGAACTCCAAAATTACCTATCCCAAACTTGGACGCATATAAGTCTGGCAACTTCAAAGGAATTTAGACGAAAAGTGTCGCAACTTTTTTAATGTTTTGATGTCTATGCTAACCCTCAATGATCATCCCAAAATTGTTATAGTGAAACCTCACAGGTGACTTTTCATATGATAACTCAAACTACGTATTAATTATCATTCAGTAGAGATTCATAAAGCTGAGCCAGTATGACCGTCAAGCTACTAAATTAAGGGTTTTCAAAGATGGATCGATCACAAGCTTATTTTGTGAAGGCAATGATAAAAGAGTGTACCCGGGCATCAACacgaaggaaaagaagaaaagtacAGTAGGATTTTGAATACAAACGAGAACAGAAAAAAGGAGACCTCTCTGAAACTGGGAGAGGAGGCCCTGATATACGAATGTAAGCCGGCGTAATCCATTGGTCCATAAGGATCGAACCACTCAGCTAAAAgaccctttttcctttttggaTTCCATCCCATGTCTCTGCACAATTGGTCATTGTACCAAATATGCAACGCAGCGATGCATGATCTCTTGTAGTTGTTCATATATGAGTATCTCTGCTATGTCTTTCTCCATTATCTTAATGTTAGGTACCTTAAATTTTTCGTCGAGAAGCTCTGCCAGCCAACGACACTTTATTTCCGAGGTGTATAGATTTGATACGCTTTCTGAGTATCCAATTATTGCCAGTTGTGGTATTCGGGGATGAATGCATTCCCTGAAAATATATCGATCATTATTTTCGCTCGCATAAGAATTCTAATTACCGCTGCACAAgcctttttaatttaatttattactCACCTGTAGAGGAGAAGTGCAGAATATTCATCTGAGTCGGCTAAGAATTCCTGAAATTTTGGTGATTCAAAAATGTGTTTGAGCTTATCAATTCCATTGAAGCCAGTAGCGAGTATGACTAAGTTGGATTTTATTGGTTCAGCCTGACCCTCGAGCAAGATACCTTCTTTAGAGGATCCAAAATTCTCTGCTTTATTCTTGATGAGCTTGATACTTCCTTCCTCAACCCTGTCGTAGAAGCCCTCTGGCAGTTTAGAAACTGAACATGAACTCAATTCTTTTAGGAAACTATGATCCGGCACCATTCCATATTTTGCAAGCCCCAGTTTGTGTTTTATATGGCTTTCGACAAATTTTGAGAAGGCCCACCTCTGTAAAATATGATAGTGAAATCGACTAATTAGTATGGCATGTGAGTTCTGTGACAGGAAGCTATTCAACAAGATATTTCAAAATTTAGGAAGCTACTCATAAATATTTACCAAAGGTGAAAGAATTGTTGCGAAGAGACTCAGAAGAAAGCCTTCACCGGGTTTATGCACCTTGTTAGATATTGTCAGAGAGTATTTCAAATATAAGATTGTATGTCGGATAGATAGTCAAATATTGTAGGTAGAAAGTGTGATCTCAGAAATGCATTATTGACTTATGTGTCTAGCTTTTGTGTATATATTCTCGATGTAATTTACCATTTAAGCATGAAGCGAAATACACTTACATcattcacatggtatcagagcctctaCGATCTCGGTAGAGCCTCTTCGGCTGCTTTTTCCGGCAGTCACTACTCCGGGTCAGATCTTGTTACCCTCTGACCCCTGACTTCATTAGTAGTCTCCTTTCCCGGCCAGATCTTGTTTCCACAATCTTGAGTTCAGAAACAAAGGCAATAATCTTGCCATTTTTGCAACACAGTAAGAAATTTCTCTACTTTTgcttcttgttgttgttattgaagTTGTAATGATATAGGAATAAGAGTTGTTGGGTCTTGTATTTTGAGAGAGGAGCAAAGTAATTGGGTTTATGATAAGCTTTTCGTTAAAGCTAATTCAAGTCCACTTTATTGTCCCACCTCTTTATTTTGTCCCACCTATTTATTGCTTTTTTCACAAAGTTCACTATTGATATCCGTTTTTCCTCTACATCAAACCATTACTTTGGCTTATTCTGGATTCTAGTGGAAGCTATTTGCAACATATTATTTTTACCTATTTGATCTTTCCGGAATTAGAATCTCAAAATGTCGACGGAAGATAATTCTTCACAGACAGGTGAGGCATCCACAACAGAAGAAGTCAAACCATTTTTctcttcaatttcaaatccttccaCTATTACTACTGTTAAATTACAAGGTGGTAATAATTACTCACCGTGGTCTTCTTCAGTTGATATGTGGTTCCTGGGACAGGGATATGAGGATCACTTAGTAAAAAATGCTAGTGAAATTGGCACTAGTGAGAAGACTAAGTGGACTCGAATTGATGCACAATTATGTAATCTTTTATGGAACTTTTTGGATCCTAAATTACTCAACTTGTTTCAATCTTGTAAAACTTGCTATAAAGTTTGGGACTAAAGCTAATGCTTTGTATACGAATGATATACAACGAATATACAAAGTAGTTTCGGATTTAGTCCAACTTCAGCAGAACAATCAAGATATGACGAGTTATTTAGGACAAATAGATACCTTGAAAGATCAATTTGACTCACTCATGCCATTTACTGCAAGTGTCACAACCCAGGAGCAACAAAGAGATATGTTCTTTATGGTTTTGGCACTGAAAGGACTTCGATCTGATCTCAGCCTTGTAAAGGATCAGATCTTGGCAAGCTCAATAGTTCCTTCATTAGTTGAGGTTTCAGCTCGACTATTGTGTATTGGAACAGAAACACTTGATACTAATAAAGTGAAGACATTTGTATTAGCTGTGCAAAATGAAAATCCACAGGAACAAAATGTCTCTCAAAGGGAAAATGTAAAAGCACCAGACCCTACTGCAATTATTGCAACAAGCCAGGCCATACTCGCCAAACTTGTTGGAAACTACATGGTCGACCATCACGTACAAACAATCGCAGTACAGGCTACATGGTTCAAAATGGTGGTGAAACAGATGATCAAGATGCTGATTTTATTACTTTATCTGGAGTGGATTATAGTGATTACCTGCAATATCAAGCGGCTAAACGACAATCACTCTCATCTGGCACCTCAAAAACTGGTAATTTCTTTGCTTGTCTAAGTAGGTCTTCACCCAATTGCTCATGGATACTGGACTCTGGTGCATCTGACCATATCTCCGGTAATCAGAATCTTTTTTCAAACCTTATTCCGCCCCCAACCATCTCTGCGGTTACCCTTGCTAATGGCTTGCGAACTGCAGTAAAAGGAATAGGAGAAATGCAACTTCTTCCCTCTATCTCTTTAAACTCAGTTTTATTTTCTCcagaatgcccattcaatttgatttccaTTAGTAAATTAACCAAAAATCTTAATTGTTCTGTCACTTTTTTTGCTAACTCTGTTGT of the Nicotiana tabacum cultivar K326 chromosome 7, ASM71507v2, whole genome shotgun sequence genome contains:
- the LOC142162452 gene encoding putative flavin-containing monooxygenase 2, with the translated sequence MANEQRESGKKQVIAIIGAGISGLLACKYSLSKGFDPIVFESESSIGGVWTKTIESTKLQTPKPLYQFSDFPWPDSVTEVFPDQHTVLEYIESYARHFALLRNIQFNTKVLSLSYESGDDSDGELNLWGGAGEPFSTKGKWTKRERENQIE